AGTCGTTGAACTGCTGCTCGGTGAGGTAGCCCAGGTTTATAGACTCCTCCTTGAGGGTGGTTCCATTCTTGTGCGCCGTCTTAGCGATCTTGGCCGCCTTGTCGTAACCGATGTGCGGGTTGAGGGCCGTCACCAACATCAGGGACTCGTTCATGATCTTGGCAATGTTGTCGCGATTGGCCTGGATGCCGTTCACGCAATTGGCGGTGAAGGTGCGACTGCCGTCAGCTGAAATGGATGGACATCGTACTCGCATTAGCAGAATATTGGAAAAAGATCTCCTTCTACTTACAAAGCAGGCGAATAGAGCGTAGCACATTTGACACTATTAGGGGCTTGAACACATTCAGCTCGAAGTGTCCGTTGGCACCACCGATTGTTACGGCCACCTGGTTGCCCATGACTTGGGCAGACAACATTGTGAGGGACTCGCACTGCGTGGGATTCACCTTTCCAGGCATAATGGAACTGCCGGGCTCGTTTTCGGGCAGGGAGAGCTCCCCCAGGCCACAGCGTGGACCGGAGCCCAGGAATCGGATGTCGTTGGCAATCTTCATGAGGCTCACGGCAATCGTGTTAAGTACCCCATGCACCTCCACCATGGCGTCGCGGGCGGCCAGAGCCTCGAATTTGTTGGGCGCCGTCACGAAGGGCAGGCTGGTCAGCTGGGCGATCTTGGCGGCGCACTTCTCGGCGAATCCCTTGCGGGTGTTAAGGCCAGTGCCGACGGCTGTGCCGCCGAGTGCCAACTCATAGACGCGCGGCAGGCAGGCATCGATGCGCTCTCGGGCGTAGGCCAGCTGCTGGGCATAACCGCTGAATTCCTGGCCGAGCGTCAGTGGGACAGCGTCCATGGTGTGGGTGCGACCGATCTTGATGATGTCCTTGAACTCTTTCGACTTGGCGGCCAATGCGTCGTGCAGTGTCTTGATGGCTGGCTTCAGGTTGTTGTTCAGCTCCAAGGCCACAGAGATGTGGATAGCCGTGGGAAAGGTATCATTGGAGCTCTGCGACTTGTTCACATGGTCGTTTGGATGCACTGGAGTCTTGGATCCCAGCTTGCCACCCAGCAGCTCAATGGCGCGATTGCTGATCACCTGCGGGAGAAGAGTCATCCATGGTCTATAGCAGTGGTAAGCACGGGCACGGCCACGACCACGGCCGCACTTCGTGAGGATAGGAAAATGCCAAGCAGCTGCTACACTTACAGTGTAAGAGAGTCGTCGGGACCACTAAAATAACATTTTTCCATTGTCTGTTGTTCCGTTTTGCCTGTTGTGTACCCACAGCAAACGGAACAATGTTATTGTATTGGTGTGGACCACTAGTCTATAGGCATTTCAAA
The Drosophila miranda strain MSH22 chromosome XL, D.miranda_PacBio2.1, whole genome shotgun sequence genome window above contains:
- the LOC108154788 gene encoding fumarate hydratase, mitochondrial isoform X1, whose translation is MVLPLLQRSTLRGVQQLAQPWSATAFSLRMASQEFRVESDTFGELKVPADKYYGAQTMRSQINFPIGGTTERMPKPVVQAMGILKKAAAEVNKEFGLDTKVSEAISKAADDVISGKLYDDHFPLVIWQTGSGTQSNMNVNEVISNRAIELLGGKLGSKTPVHPNDHVNKSQSSNDTFPTAIHISVALELNNNLKPAIKTLHDALAAKSKEFKDIIKIGRTHTMDAVPLTLGQEFSGYAQQLAYARERIDACLPRVYELALGGTAVGTGLNTRKGFAEKCAAKIAQLTSLPFVTAPNKFEALAARDAMVEVHGVLNTIAVSLMKIANDIRFLGSGPRCGLGELSLPENEPGSSIMPGKVNPTQCESLTMLSAQVMGNQVAVTIGGANGHFELNVFKPLIVSNVLRSIRLLSDGSRTFTANCVNGIQANRDNIAKIMNESLMLVTALNPHIGYDKAAKIAKTAHKNGTTLKEESINLGYLTEQQFNDWVKPEEMLGPK
- the LOC108154788 gene encoding fumarate hydratase, mitochondrial isoform X2; this translates as MASQEFRVESDTFGELKVPADKYYGAQTMRSQINFPIGGTTERMPKPVVQAMGILKKAAAEVNKEFGLDTKVSEAISKAADDVISGKLYDDHFPLVIWQTGSGTQSNMNVNEVISNRAIELLGGKLGSKTPVHPNDHVNKSQSSNDTFPTAIHISVALELNNNLKPAIKTLHDALAAKSKEFKDIIKIGRTHTMDAVPLTLGQEFSGYAQQLAYARERIDACLPRVYELALGGTAVGTGLNTRKGFAEKCAAKIAQLTSLPFVTAPNKFEALAARDAMVEVHGVLNTIAVSLMKIANDIRFLGSGPRCGLGELSLPENEPGSSIMPGKVNPTQCESLTMLSAQVMGNQVAVTIGGANGHFELNVFKPLIVSNVLRSIRLLSDGSRTFTANCVNGIQANRDNIAKIMNESLMLVTALNPHIGYDKAAKIAKTAHKNGTTLKEESINLGYLTEQQFNDWVKPEEMLGPK